The region tttaatggctgttattgtaactctgtAAATCAGTGTGTGTCTCCCTTTTTGTCACGGCCAGTGTGCCAGGTCATGACAGATAATAACGTATATAATTTAATCTCTTCTAATCCTGACAAacttttcaaatgaataataacaagCAGGAAATAACATGGTTACGCCGCCTGCCAATGGGATCCAGAAGATGACCTTTGACAACGAGGCCGAGCTTGTTAAGATCGCCCAATGCTGTGAAAATTCCAGATTGCTCTTTTCTGCTTGGCACTCCACCAACCTTTGAAGTAAgattaaatgcataaattaaGTATATTCAGGGAACATCAATGAGGAGTACCAACTGGCCTGGAGCCAGTATCAAATGCCCAATCGCGGTAAGTGACACTGCTGCctttgtcattttgtcacacCCAAATGACAATCTCCAGATTGCAGCAAAATCTAGAATCTAGACTAGACATCAACTCTctaattatttttggtcccctaaaatgggagggactctgtataaaaatggatgtgattCCGACACAGATCACCTGATGTGGATggaaacaccctcaaattaaagatgcaCTTCAACATGATTTTCCTCATTTCCCTTCAAATccagggtggcacggatggtgcagtgggtagcactgccgcctcacatcaaggaggtcctgggttcgaatccccgttggtcggggcctctctgtgtggagtttgcatgtgggtttcctctgggtttcctccgtgggtatgagtgtgtcagtgaatggtgtgtgtgccctgcgatggactggcgacctgtccagggtgtattcctgcctttcacccaatgtatcctgggatgggctccagcccccctgtgaccctggtcaggataagcgggttaggataatgaattaatgaattaattaatttcaaatccaatgtggtggagcaccaaaagaacagaagctGTGGCACTTTCAaagtacttacagactgcactgtgtgacAGGCTGATGCTTGGATGGGTAGACTGATGGATGCATACTTAGATGGATGGAGTAAtagatattataaatatttggatAGACAAACATTTGGATGGAAGGATATTTGGGTTGGTGAATAGTTAGATAGACAGATATTTGGACGGATGGATGCTTCAAATGTAAAAACGATACTCTGCAGACACTTCGAGTTTCCACATTTGTGCATCTGCTTTGGAAAAACTCACCCTTGACCGGGCCCCTCCCACcctttcctcttcctcaggctGGTCTTCCGCATTGCCGTGGATGACTCGGGTTCCATTTTCTCAATGAGCAAAAAGTTTGAGGTGAAGCTGGAGAGATGCCCGGCGCTCCTGAAGCAAGCAAAGAAGCTGGGGCTGGATGTCATCGGGGTCAGCTTCCACGTGGGCAGCTACTGCATGACCCCAGTGGCCAACACGAAGGCCATCACAAATGCCCGTAACGTCTTTGACCTGGCGGTGAGTACCTGGCACCGTGTGAAAAGCTCCACTCGGTTGGCAGCTACAGTTGGAAATGCCATGCAATGCTGTAAAAGTACGCCCTTGTGTGGGTCTTTAGCTAATACTGTACACGACTAAAATTACAGAAGTACTGAGACACACCAGAAACCAGTAGATGTCGTAACTATCGAGGACTGGACTGGCGATTTGTCAGAGCTGATTACATGGTTATGACACTGAAGCATCTGTGGCTTGATGAGCTGTggtcttgtgtgtgtggtaggagtCTGTATTGTGTAAAGGATGTTAAGGGTCATTGATGTCTGATTGTTTTGCAGGCAAATTTTTCTGCAActctgctactgctgctggtTTCTATTATTTACCACCACACAGTGAATGGTTCTGAACTTAAATGCCAGGTGAGTGGagtctctggccaatcagtgactttGATCAGACAGTCAGATAACAATCAGGTAGGAGTGAGAACAAGCATTACTGCTGCCGTTCAGGGCCAGTCTTAGACAATCACCACTTATACCAGAGTTACTCAGAGTGTTCCTTTGTTGGATCTGACCCTGATATCCCCATTCCCAGATGGCGGTTGACATAAACAAAGCACTGGACAAGTACTTCCCCATCAGCACCGGAGTCCAAATAATCAGCGAGCCAGGTCGCTTCTTCCCATTGTCAGCCTACATGCTGGCTGTGAATGTCATCGGTAAGAGGGTGGACATGGAGAAGTCAGCTGATGATGGTGAGTTTGCTCTGTAATTAAGCCTTATCCCCAGTCTGGCACAGTTCTGTTTCAACatagtctgaacacacaacatacttCATGAGATCTGAAgtgcggcggcctgtagcgtagtggctgaggtacatgcaatggttaaggtacatgactgggacgcgcaaggtcggtggttcgatccccggtatagccacaataagatccacacagccgttgggcccttgaacaaggtccttaaacctgcattgctccaggggaggattgtctcctgctcagtcttatcgactgtaagtcgctctggataagaatgccattaatgtaatgtaacgtaatgaagTGGAGCAAGGTCACCTGTAAGATGTCACCTGTTTCTTCTCATGCAGCTCTCAACTCCTCACACTCCCACAGGCAAAGAAGACGGGGCCAACAGTAAGACTATTAGTTACTATGTGAATGACGGCATCCACACTTCATTCGAATTTGTCGTTTTCCCCTTTGCCTATGTCCTGCCAAGTACACGCAAGGTACGAGCACGAAGTTTGTCATTGGTTTTGCTGCTTTCATAGTCCTGGCAACCCTGCCAATCTGCAGTACCAGATCATTTGTAAGTGTGTCTGCATAAGTAACCATGTACTGTTGCAGTTCCAGGTTGTGTCTGAGTCCTCTTCAGTTTATGTATCCCTGTCTCACTGCAGAGAAGCAAGCCAGGTGAGTGCTTCTACCCCAGCACCATCTACGGACAGACCTGTGATGGGCACGACCAGATTGTGGAAGATTACAGCCTGCCAGAGGCACAGGAGGGTTGTTCCACCACATGGGAGCCTACACCGTCAGCACCATGACCGACTTCAACGGCTTCCCAAAGCCTGAAACCCAATTTGTGATGACCCGGAAAGCATGTTATATGCCTGAGTATCTTATGTTTTTTGTCCTTTACCTGATATTCTCCCTTATTTGTAACATTGTCAAGGACCAGAACAATATACCCAGCAGCAAGACCACAGGAGTCTTTATTAACCTTGCAGCAGAGTAGACAGGCAGGGTTTATTAACCAGCAAGCCGTAGCAACAGAGATCAGGCAGTTTGTGAACGAGATTCAAACAAGGGGGTCGGTACAACGGCAAACAGATATAGCGGGGGTAATCCAAGATGTAGTCATAGGCAAAGGGTTGATAACACacgggcagtccaaacaaaaacaaaatccagaaacaaaaaccGATAAGCAAAACAGGATCGAAAAACTATGGATCAACTCAAAACAGAAGGATAAATCAAGAGGCGGAGGTCTAAGACAAAATGGGTCATAACAGAaataaacgctggagagtatggtcatGACACATAACAAGTCAGTATTTTGTTCTGAACATCTGTGTGTCCACTGTCAGTGTATTTAGTTGACAGAGTAGAAAACCTGTCAATGCTTCACAACACAGTATATAAAAAACTTTGGCTAagcaacatgaaaaaaaataagtcaataaatCTACATTAAAATTTATCAACCAAATAAAGCTATTCCTCTCTAGCCTGCTTAAAGCTCCTGCAAGAAATCATAGATTGTTTCTGGAGATCAGATCAATTTATTCAAGAAGCTGACAGCAAGGCTTCCAGCATACTTCTGAACTTCTCATTTGGGCCTCCATTGAAAAAGTGGtttgataatgacaacatgCGTTTCAATAGTGAATGAAAAAAAGTGAACAAAGCCATGCTGCAACTTGAGCCAGcgaacatttttgtggtgaaaggTTGTCTTGGCATTCAGGTGAAATCCCTGCTCCATGGCCAGCACCCTGCACATGGCCAGCAGGTGTGGGCTCGGTTAGTTCTTGATTGGTAGACCCTCTGGGTAAGTGAAGAAAGAAATCCAGTGCATTTTGGTTGCAAAAACAGTAGCCTGACCGCGTGATATCatattgtgttttaaatgtgaGATCCACAGCTCCACCTCTTGGTCAAGAGGATGCACTTCACAGGACTTCATCATCCACATTCCAACCATCGTGGAATTTGAATCTAAATCACACTTTTCACGTTTCGAGAGATTCATTAAGCTCTGAAAACATGTTATAGAAATATGAATACAGAAATAGTTATGCATGCCACAATGAATAAAAGTCCCATATGCACACGGATTGCATGATTACAGAGAGTTTATTACAGGAAAAGATGATTATAGATTTCAGGACttagtttcagattttttcccattttctcccaatttggttgccaaaaCGACCTCTTCTCCTGGCAACCGGAAAGAGATgaacatgccttcttcaagcgCATTGTCTCAATCTCTGGTtttggaacaggcccctggtgtTGCTGTTTGGACCTGGTGGAGATCTGACAGGGGGATAAGATCAAGAATGTGGACTTGTAGGACAGACATTTACAGGATCCCACAGACCTCCAGATAGGTAGATGAAAGTGGAACTGAATACACCCTCAGGAAACCAGCCGAGCCCTGAAGTCAGACATCCAGGGAAAGAGAGGTCCTCCTGACTATCACTGGAGAGACCTAAACTGATCTAAAGGCCCAGGCAATGATCTCTAGGATTGGACTCGACTGATCTTGAAAAAACTGGCCCTCCTACAGTGAGATGGAGGACATTCATCAATGGCTCATGGCTTCTTAGAGGAGCCAAAGGCTGAATGAAGTAAGTCATGCAGGTTTGTAGTTTGTATGATTATCAtatgctttgtctttgaatCATTAATTATCTGTAAGTATTTCTCCAATTaatcaaaaagaaaatccacACCCTACACCATCAAGAAAGGATTAAGATGCACATCttgcctctcaccctctctacttcccctccctccctttagCTCTCCACTTGCGGGTGGGGCCAGGCATCACTGGGCAGTCAGCATCCAAGTCAGCGTTGAGACAGATCGCTTGAAGCTGGGCTTGGTCCCCCTTAGCAGCAGAGATCTTCTGAAGCTGTTGCCTGGAGaaaggaaagggaggggggtggggggctcgtCATTGAAGATCAGGACCTACAATGGCATCCAGCAGCTAGAGTTGCTGCGTGACTTTGTTCACTTTGCATTTCTTCCACGTCTTTCTTTTCATTCGCTATTGAAACGcatgttgtcattatcaaaCCACGGAGGCCCAAATGAGGAGTTCAGAAGTATGCTGGAAGCCTTGCTGTCAGCTTCTTGAACAAATCTCTAGAAACAATCTATGATTTCTTGCCAGGCCTTAGAATTGGTTGAATTTCCTAATGTCTTTATTTGACTgattcattttaatgttgatttattgatttttttttttttaatgttgctgAAAAGTCAATTTCTATGTTGCATTGTGTTTTTTGccaacaaaaatacagtaacagTGATACACGAACACTGATGTttagaagagaaaaaaacacagatttgaaAAACCACAGCACACCATCTACGAccaagagacagaaagaagattttttttttattctagtCCGCCTTCccagcaaacaaaatgtcacAAATCAGGACAAATATTAGGGAACAGAAAGAAAACGTAAGATACTCTGGCACATACCATAACACGGGGGCCATCACAAACTTAGTTTTAGGCTTTGGGAAGCCGTTGAAGTTGGTGGCAGTGGTGATGGAGTAGGCCCCCATGTGGTAGAATATCATCCATTTGCCCACCTGTATATCCGGCAGGTTGTATTCTTCCACAATGAGGTCATGCCCATCACAGGTCTGGCCGTAGATGGTGCTGGGGTAGACGCACTCACCTGGCTTGCTTTTCTGCAGTGAGACAGGGATATAGTTACTGAAAAGGACATTTTGAAAACATGGAGCCTGAAATTAATGTTTGGACACTACTAAAAGCACTGAAGGTTTGCACTACTAAGTGTCATTTTGGAGTCTCTaaatttttggaaaactgcctagacctAGATtagaaaggggatttgtccagtgttgttacttggctccattgtgtttctgagCACACatgccacagctacaataatctgtatccaaaTACAGAAGAAACGAGTAATCCCGACACTGGGCAAGCAAACCACAAAAAGATACCTTTTAgatgagaccaggattatgcctgtagtcaaaaggctTCAAgtatagtaaccattttattttgggtccgtcatttttaagcttgtgtcaagaattGGGGCGATACttaatgtaataatatgtaataatatatgtaatgaatgcctgggaagaaatggataagagcAAGTGCTAAATAGGACCGAATGAGTGCATGGTACACATGGATTATACAGCCTTACATTACAAGTTATTGTGGCTGACGAATTTATAATAGCGGTGGCATGTTGGAGTACAGCGTTTGCTTTTGTTCGTACCTTTTGTGCACTTGGCAGGACGTAGGTATCGTGGAAAATGACTAATCTAAATGAAGAGTGGATCCCATCATTCACAAAGTAATTAACGATCTTCTCCTTGGCCCCGTCATCTTTGTctgtgggagaggggagaagTAAGTGGGGGAGAAGTTGGGGTTTAGAGCTGAATGAGAAGAAACAGGTGCCATCTTACAGGTGACATGAAgtatgttgtgttttcagacTCTGTGTGCAGAGCTGTGCCAGACTGGCGTTAGAGCTTAATTACGGAGCATGTGACAAACTTGGCACAAACTTACCATCACTGGACTTCTTAATGTCCACCCTCTTACTGACGACATTGACAGCCAGCGTGTAGGCTGTCGATGGGAAGTAGCGGCCCGGCTCACTGATTATTTGGACTTCGGAGCTGACGGGGAAGTACTTGTCCAGAGCGAGATTTATTTCAACGGCAAACTGGAAATGGGGATGTATtggtcaggtcaggtcaggtcatCGGATCATGATGAAAACCCTCTAAGTTGGGCCTTCAACACCAGCAGTAATGCTTGTTCTCTCTAACTGATTGTTAACTGACTGtctgatcaaagtcacttattaGCCTCCACTCACCTGGCATTCAAGTTCAAAACCATTCCCTGTGTGGTGGTAAATAATAGAAACCAGCAGCACTACTGGCCTCCAAAGCCTGATTTGAGCATGCTAAAGCTACACATTCATTTCTACAGCGTCGGTGAGTGCAGGCTCACCATCAGCCTTCACATCCACATCAGCCTCTTATGAGACGAGACCTGAGGCTCCCCTGCACACCTGCTGTGTGCTTTCTGAGAGAGTGGAAAAATGATTACCTTTTTAAAGTTAAGAACATTGGGAATGTCAAACCCAGGGTATCCTCCACCAATGTCCAGGAAGGTCATTTTGTAGCCAATCGTTGCCTGCAAAACAATCAGCCATGAATGACCCTTTACATCCTTTACACAATACAGactcctaccacacacacaagaccACAGCTCATCAAGCCACAGATGCTTCAGTGTCACAACCATGTAATCAGCTATGACAAAACTCCAGTCCAGTCCTCGATAGTTATGACATCTACTGGTTTCTGGTGTATTTCAGTACTTGAATGGTTCATTCTAATCATGTATTAGATAAGACCCACACATCTTCTTTCTAGGGGCAAAATGTAACTGATTGAAAGATAAGAAAAAATAAGAACAGCCCTCTCAACCTGGAATTTGAGATCGCTGATTTGGGTTTATTGTCAAAATAGTTACCTTTACAACATTGTATGTAATTTATAACAGTAGCTGCCAACTGAGTTGAGCTTTTCACAAGGTGCCAGGTGCTCACCGCCAGGTCAAAGATGCCTTTGGCATTTTCGATGGCCTTCGTGTAGTCCACAGGATCCATACAGTAGCTGCCCACGTGGAAGCTGACCCCGATGACGTCCAGGCCCAGCTCCTGCGCACGTTTCAGGAGTGCCGGGCATGTCTCCAGCCTTGCACCGAACTTGGTGCTCATTGAGAAAATGGAATGTGTGTCATCCACAGTAATGCGGAGGACCagcctgaggaagaggaaaggGTGGGAGGCGCCCGGTCAAGGGTGAGTTTTTCCAAAGCAGATGCACAAATGTGGAAACTCAAAGTGTCGGCAGAGTatcgtttttacattttattttttttccatctaaATCTCTGTTATCCATCTAACTATTCATCACCCCAAATATCCTTCCATCCAAATGTTTATCTATCCAAATATCTATCGATACACCCAAGTATCTACCCATGCGAACATGTACAGTTTCTATTATTCATCCATCTAAATATGCATCCATCAGTCTACTCATCCAAGCATCAGCCCTTCATATAgtgcagtatttggacagtgccaCAACTTCTGTTCtcttggctctgtgctccaccacatcggttgggtatttgacaaaaatgtcaatcaatGCATCTCAATAAATATAGTAGTGTACAATATATTAttgttgtgattattgtacttattttttcaaTCCTCTTTAAagttgctatctgaggagagcacaaggagagggagaggtaggagGAGGGTGGCAggtggggggaagtgcaaacaccttTTTTCAGGATACTTTAGTGAGCAAAATACAGTGCTTTACACATCATGAGACCCATACTATCATTTAGTTGTCATGTGCTATTTTGCAGTCTTCAAATGTCCTTTTCgtaaaactgcctagacatagcttagaaaaaacaatgcagaacacTGCATGTGAATGGGACAAAATGTTTATAGATCTATTTGGCTCATGCCTACAAGGGACATTTGCTTACCATAACTCAGATCTTACAGGGAAATAGTTAATTTCATTGGCTTATAATCAAGCAGCACCACAACCACTGATTCAAGATTAGCCAAAGGGGAAGATTGTTGTAAATTGCATCACATTTTCTGTacttgagaagaaaaaaagattgtcaGTCTCAATACATGACTagaacacttgttaagacatttTTTCCAGTGTATGGGTACTGGCTTGACTGGGCTAGTGGCATCTGCTACACCTTATTGTTGAGCCCTAAATATATTTATGGATTAAATTTTTCTTAAAAAGGGGGTGGAGTACAAATCAGAAAAGAGAGAACAATATCACTCACTTGGGATTTACACAGCATTGGGCGATCTTAACAAGCTCTGCCTCGTTGTCAAAGGTCATCTTCTGGATCCCATGGGCAACAGCGTATTTGAGGTGGGAGGGCTGCTTGATGGTGTTGGCATAGATGATCCTGCTGGGGTCCACCCCAAGAGACGTTATGAGATGCATCTCATACTAAAAGCGGAATGGGGCAAAGGCAAAAACAGGATCACAGGGCATCCCGAGTGGTTCAGATTAGGACAACAAATGTTGAACTGCAGTCTATTGCATGAATGAACTAGCACACTACTAATAAGCAAGCCTGAGAAGACACAATATCATTTGTATCCTGATAAAGGAGTcaaaaatatgtacatttaaatCACTGCCATGTATATTTTATCATGTAAACAATGTCTATTTTatcttcatttaattatttaaaatcagTGTTTAATATGCGTAAACTCCCCACATAGCTGACATCATTTGGACAAGATGGCAGATGGCACCATATAAATTGAATTAATCCAAACAGAATCTTTGTCTAGTTTTTGCACCATGGTGAACGCAGTAGTCCCCGTTTGCACAAGCAGCAGTGAGAAGTTGTGAATTCACCACGCTGTCAATCTCATTTTGAAATAGACATGAATACATAAATGAGTGCATCAGGTATTCCAGTGAGCCTCTTATGCAGAAGGAAACTATGAGGGAGCTTAATTGTGTGACAAAAGCTGCAGGGTCTCGAATTGACATCATTTTGCTTGAAAACATTTCATACTGCTACATTTTCTCTCATATTTACTAATTAGCCAGATCAAATTGCTGAGGACACAATCATGCATACACTGACACTCTTCTGGCTTGGGGTTAGTACCTTGCTGGCGCAGTCGAACCCCGTCTGCAGGGCCGCAAGGGTcttgacaatgggagggctgTCATTGCACTTAACGGCGTAGAAGGGCGTGACTCGAGGTATCTCACGTACCCACAACAGGTACCTCCTCACCACCTCCCCCAGGTCCGCCACAAAGAAGGCCTCTTTGTACTCCTAGGGACGAAACTCGAGGTCAAGGACAACAGACAGGCACAAAGTGGAACGGCATCAAAGCACCAGCAGCGAGGCAAGATGCCAAACCATGGATCTCAAATTCTGGTTGGGGTAGATCTGCCAGCGTCTGCTGGTTTCAAATGCTTAACCCTAGTGTTGTCtcaagggtcaaaaatgacctgccactatgtttaacagcagaggaaACCCCcgaaatgatcttttttcaacttgaaatttgatgacacattttgtgatgagtgacaggctgTTTTTTATAccgaatgttaagactacacaagggttaactcAAGGAACTGAGCGGCTGAAGTCCAGACAACTTGTTTCCAAGGCCTGACCAGCAGCCTTCCAGGACAGCTCAAGCTCTCTCACCTCCACACGCAACATGTCGATCTTCTGATCGATGACGTCCTGGACAGAAGTCCCATCCTCCAGCAAGGTGAAGCCAAAGTCCTCTGGAGTGAAGGTAGTCATGGTCTCACAGGTTCTTTTATTTGCTTCTTGGTTTCGGATTTCAAAAACTATCTGCAAAGGCAAGCAAATATGTTGAAGTGTAATTTTAGATATTTGATTTAAGTTATTTTAAAGCGCTTCTCCCCACACCACCAACTGCACCCCAGATCAGATCAATGAAGTACATAACTGTGTGCCCTTTTCTGAAGCATGCATTCAGACAAGGTCATACCCTACAATGTATTCGTACATAGAATAAGATTTCCTCATGCACAGAACAGAAACGCAGGTACCACACATACCTACCTAAGGTTGTagctaaccccactggcaccgctgatgcatgctcagtgccaccggtcaagTGTGGATTTCTTAATAACCACTATCCTTATCCAGCACCCATCTCCAGAATGAAACACTTCCCGATGATGCCAGCCCTCCGCGTTATAACTGATTATATGCCTGAAGGTGAAAGCGCATTTTTTAATCTAGATTTAAATGTTGAGACTGTCTGGCTCCCTCATAGGGTGTTCCACAGTAGTGGAGCTATGTGTAAGAAGACTCTACCAACCGTCAGCTTTGATACTCTCGGGACTACCAGGTTGCCTGCATTTTCAGAACGGAGGGACACAGTGGTCTTATAGGGTAAAAACAGGTTAGTTATGTGAGCAGGTGCATGACCATGCAAAGCTATGAAAGTCAGATGCAGATgtgttgtgtgcctgtgcctgtctgtgaaCACCTTCAGGCCCAGTGAAGTCAGGAACCAAAACCACATGCACTTCAAAATGTTAAAGAGCCCAAATTGAAGCCAGACCAATAATCAAACAATCTCTAAtctgagccaaataaaatgtcattataattctttcagattGAAAATAGGTTTGAAGATTGTCTTGAGACATTTTTTTCCATCACCACTACCCAACAGGCATTATTGTGCCAATTTTGGATTGATCaagaaaaattatgaaatttcaggatctaagaatgagatttgtgatgcaATACCTGCCCCTGaagcttataacaagaaaatggctcaaacactctcctggatacGGAGTAAAGGTTGGCAAAGTTTTatgatgataggatgactatgcactgaggtaggttcaaccctaatttggtatAATCAAAGATCTAATTGAAATCAGTGTGATCTAATGGATGGTCCTTGCTATGGACCAGGTTAATTTCCCATTGATAGGGATTTCATTAGCGCTTTCAAATAGAAGTTGAGTTGAAG is a window of Conger conger chromosome 1, fConCon1.1, whole genome shotgun sequence DNA encoding:
- the LOC133129545 gene encoding ornithine decarboxylase 1-like — protein: MATWLFFFATVASWLLLPIVFEIRNQEANKRTCETMTTFTPEDFGFTLLEDGTSVQDVIDQKIDMLRVEEYKEAFFVADLGEVVRRYLLWVREIPRVTPFYAVKCNDSPPIVKTLAALQTGFDCASKYEMHLITSLGVDPSRIIYANTIKQPSHLKYAVAHGIQKMTFDNEAELVKIAQCCVNPKLVLRITVDDTHSIFSMSTKFGARLETCPALLKRAQELGLDVIGVSFHVGSYCMDPVDYTKAIENAKGIFDLAATIGYKMTFLDIGGGYPGFDIPNVLNFKKFAVEINLALDKYFPVSSEVQIISEPGRYFPSTAYTLAVNVVSKRVDIKKSSDDKDDGAKEKIVNYFVNDGIHSSFRLVIFHDTYVLPSAQKKSKPGECVYPSTIYGQTCDGHDLIVEEYNLPDIQATASEDLCC